In a single window of the Canis lupus dingo isolate Sandy chromosome 18, ASM325472v2, whole genome shotgun sequence genome:
- the TMEM109 gene encoding transmembrane protein 109 isoform X2, with product MAGPGSSSPWGKHVYKVILMVLVALVLLHSASSQSHSDFVPPGQQKKEAPVDLLSQMGRSARGTLDAWLGPETMHLVSETLSQVMWAISSAISVAFFALSGIAAQLLNALGLDGDHLTQGLKLSPSQVQTFLLWGAGALVVYWLLSLLLGLVLAVLGRILWGLKLVLFLVGFVALVRSVPDPSTRALLLLALLTLYALLSRLSGTRASGAQLEAKVRGLERQVEELRWRQRRAAKGPRSVEEE from the exons ATGGCAGGCCCAGGCAGCAGCTCACCGTGGGGCAAGCATGTGTACAAAGTCATCCTGATGGTCCTAGTGGCCCTCGTCCTCCTCCACTCAGCATCATCCCAGTCCCATTCAGACTTTGTGCCACCAGGCCAGCAGAAGAAGGAGGCTCCAGTTGATCTCTTGAGCCAGATGGGTCGTTCTGCGCGGGGAACACTGGATGCCTGGCTGGGGCCAGAGACCATGCACCTGGTTTCCGAG ACCTTGTCTCAGGTGATGTGGGCCATCTCCTCAGCCATCTCAGTGGCCTTCTTCGCGCTGTCTGGGATCGCTGCACAGCTGCTCAACGCCTTGGGACTAGATG GAGATCACCTCACCCAGGGCCTGAAGCTCAGCCCCAGCCAGGTCCAGACGTTCCtgctgtggggggcaggggccctAGTTGTCTACTGGCTTTTGTCCTTGCTCCTTGGCTTGGTCTTGGCCGTGCTGGGGCGGATCCTGTGGGGTCTGAAGCTTGTCCTCTTCCTGGTGGGCTTTGTGGCCCTGGTGAGGTCAGTCCCTGACCCCTCCACCCGGGCCTTGCTCCTCCTGGCCCTGCTGACCCTCTATGCCTTGCTGAGCCGGCTCAGTGGCACCCGGGCCTCAGGGGCCCAATTGGAAGCAAAGGTCCGAGGGCTGGAGCGCCAGGTGGAAGAGCTACGCTGGCGGCAGAGGCGGGCGGCCAAGGGGCCCCGGAGTGTGGAAGAGGAGTGA
- the TMEM109 gene encoding transmembrane protein 109 isoform X1 has product MQMGRGTSIEEETVLVLPPLPVCAVIMDPAMAGPGSSSPWGKHVYKVILMVLVALVLLHSASSQSHSDFVPPGQQKKEAPVDLLSQMGRSARGTLDAWLGPETMHLVSETLSQVMWAISSAISVAFFALSGIAAQLLNALGLDGDHLTQGLKLSPSQVQTFLLWGAGALVVYWLLSLLLGLVLAVLGRILWGLKLVLFLVGFVALVRSVPDPSTRALLLLALLTLYALLSRLSGTRASGAQLEAKVRGLERQVEELRWRQRRAAKGPRSVEEE; this is encoded by the exons ACCCAGCCATGGCAGGCCCAGGCAGCAGCTCACCGTGGGGCAAGCATGTGTACAAAGTCATCCTGATGGTCCTAGTGGCCCTCGTCCTCCTCCACTCAGCATCATCCCAGTCCCATTCAGACTTTGTGCCACCAGGCCAGCAGAAGAAGGAGGCTCCAGTTGATCTCTTGAGCCAGATGGGTCGTTCTGCGCGGGGAACACTGGATGCCTGGCTGGGGCCAGAGACCATGCACCTGGTTTCCGAG ACCTTGTCTCAGGTGATGTGGGCCATCTCCTCAGCCATCTCAGTGGCCTTCTTCGCGCTGTCTGGGATCGCTGCACAGCTGCTCAACGCCTTGGGACTAGATG GAGATCACCTCACCCAGGGCCTGAAGCTCAGCCCCAGCCAGGTCCAGACGTTCCtgctgtggggggcaggggccctAGTTGTCTACTGGCTTTTGTCCTTGCTCCTTGGCTTGGTCTTGGCCGTGCTGGGGCGGATCCTGTGGGGTCTGAAGCTTGTCCTCTTCCTGGTGGGCTTTGTGGCCCTGGTGAGGTCAGTCCCTGACCCCTCCACCCGGGCCTTGCTCCTCCTGGCCCTGCTGACCCTCTATGCCTTGCTGAGCCGGCTCAGTGGCACCCGGGCCTCAGGGGCCCAATTGGAAGCAAAGGTCCGAGGGCTGGAGCGCCAGGTGGAAGAGCTACGCTGGCGGCAGAGGCGGGCGGCCAAGGGGCCCCGGAGTGTGGAAGAGGAGTGA